AGTTCAGGTGGATAAGGTTCATACGTCCATGGGTCATTGAGAACGCCGTGGGTGTGGATGCCTGATTCGTGCGCAAAGCCGTAGTCGCCAACAATTGCCTTGTTAGGTGGCACAACGTAGCCTGTGGCTTTGCCGATGTAATCCGCTGTAGCTTTCATCTTGCTGGTTTTGCCCTCGAACTTGCTGACGCCATAATGCAGATACAGGTTGAGCATTACTTTTTCGGTTTCTGCGTTTCCTGCGCGCTCGCCGATGCCGAGATATGTTGTGCTGGCGTAGACTTTGTCCCAGACGCCTGAAGCCACTTTGATTGCTGCCATGGTGTTCTCGACAGCGTTGCCGAAATCGTCGTGCGCATGAATCTCTATGGCTTTTATTTTTGTTTCTTTCTTTATGGCAACTACTTTTGCTGGGATACCGTTAGGCAAAGGCGCAGCAGGGTCAGACAAGCCGATGCCCACTGTGTCGCATATGCGGTAGCATTCAGCGCCAGCGTCAGCAATAGCGTTTATGAATTTTTTCTCGAAGTTCCAGTCTGCTCTGGTGCTGTCTTCGCCGTGAACGAAGGTTCTCAAGCCGCAAGTTTTAGCCGCATACTCAGTGACATCAACAACGTTGGCTAAGATTTCGTCAACGGTTTTGTCTGGCCACTTTGCCTTGAAATGGATGAATGAGACAGGATGAGAGATGCCAACTTCCTTAAACCCACATGCGACGGCGCTGTCTATATCTTCTTTTACGGCTCTGCACCAACCAGCAACCCGCAAATTGAGGTTTAAGTCTTGGATTAGTTTGGCTGCTTTTTTATCTGGCTCTTGATAGTGAAAGAGCTCTATGCGTTCAACACCGATTTCGGCCAGCAACTGAGCGATTCTGGCTGAGTCATGCGGTGCTGCCGCTAAGCCGGGCATTTGGATGCCGTCCCGTAGGGTTGTGTCGTCTATTATGGGTTCGGTTTTTAACTTTAGTTTATAGTAGTAGTCTTTTATGTCCATTTTTTCTATTCAAACCTTTACTTTTGTGTCTGTCTCAGCGTTTTTGTGTAATGCTACATTACGTTTGAACTGTAATTGATAAATGTTTCTCTACCCTTTTTGTAAATTTGTCAAATGGGCATACATGACATTAAAACAAGTTGTCTTGTCAAAAAGCAAAGAAAAAGCTTACATTCAAAACGCGGTCATGTGCAACCAAGACTTAAGGATGGCGTTTTCAGGGCTATTTTAACCTCTCTTTATTTTAACCCTTTTTAGAATGAGTGTTTTGTTGCGTCGAATTTTATAAATTCGGCGATTCGCACTATTGCAATCCCCAACATAACATTACCTAATAGTTTGCGGTGGCAAGAATTGGAAGCACAAAATTCGAAAGAAAAACAGCAAACAGATGGTCCAAACCATGAAGCGCTGATTTTAAGCGAGTGGACTACCATTAAGGAGTTAGAAAAGATGCTCAAAAGCCTTGAGCTTACGGTGAAAGAGAAAACCAGTGTGGCAAACGTTCTTGCCTTCCACATAAACACACTAAACAAGTTGTTAGCGCAGAAGGGTGAGTCGGAGCAGTTTGATGAACAGAATTTAGGCGACTATCTAAGGGATGTGGAGCCAAGAATTGCAAGGCATTTTAGGCGTGATTTTAGGGCATGGAAGAGGACGCTTTCGTTCAAAAGGCGCTAAGTGACCTAAAATTCAGTGCCCAGATTTACAGTGACCTTAGGCAGAGACCGAGGGCTTACAAACAGCTAATCGCTCATCCTGAAATCGCACACAAACTAGTCAGTGACCCTGTTTTCTTTAGTGTTCTCATGTGTGGTGATGGCTGGCTGGTTGATGCGCCTGACCATCAAAAACTGCTAAGAGACCTCAGCCCCAGACAAGTGGCTGTTTGCGGTAGAGGTTGGGGTAAGAGCCTTGTCTTTAGCCGTAAGAACCTTTGGCTTCTTTTCACCAAACCCAACGTTGAAAGCCTCATAATAAGCAGTACACAACGCCAAAGCATGATAATGTTCGATTACTGCTATTCCACAATAACTGCGAATCCGCTTTTGCGAGAAATGCTTCAGCATCCAGGCTCAACAAGAACAGTCATCAAGCTTAAACCGCCATTAAACGGTAAACTAATTGCTTTGCCTTGTTCGCCAAATAAGCTCAGGGGCTATCATCCTGACTGGATTTTTGTAGATGAAGCAAGCATAGTTCCGACTGAAATGATTACAAGCGAAATAATGCTTATGCTAACTAAACCAAATGTGGCTTTGATAATGAGCGGAACCCCGATGGCTTTTGACCATGTTTTCCGAAAAGCATTCTTAGACATTAAACGGTACTCTGTACATCATTATTCAAGCGACTCCAGCCCACTGGTAAGTAAGTCACAGCTCCTAGAATGGCGTGAGATGATGACAAAAGAGGAGTGGCAAAGAGAAGTAGAGGCGCAGTGGATTGAAATATCGCAAACATTCTTTCCTATGGACTTAATCGCTAGCTGCATAGACGCGGAATTGGATAATCCGAACTCGCCAAACCAGTACATCGAAGACATTGAGCACATAAAGCCCACACAAAAGATTCGAGGAAGGTACTTTGCAGGCATTGACCTAGGCAAGCAAGTAGACCACAGCGTGTTGTCAGTTGTTGAGTTAACTGATAAAAAAATAGTCAGGCATGTCCATAAATACCAATTTCCGTTGGGCACACCCTACCCGCAAGTCATTGCCTACGTTGCGAGAGCGCACCAAATTTTTGATTTTGAAGGAATGTATGTTGACAAAACAGGCATAGGCGACGCCGTAGTAGACGAGTTGGAAAGTCTTGACATACCAAACGTCAAAGGCATATTCTTTACGGATACTGAAAAAGAGAACATGCTCAACTACCTTAAGCTTCTCATGGAGAAAAAGCAACTGCAAATTCGAGGGGAAGACAAACAATTAATCGCTCAAATAAACGAGCAACAATACGAGTATCAAAAGCCAAACACGGCTCAAGAACACATACACATAAAGTTCCGCCACCCAAAAGGCAGACATGACGACCAGCTTTTTGCCTTAGCCTTAGCGTGTTATGCAAGTAAAGAAGCAGCGCCCAAACCGTTTCTTGTAGTAGTGCCAAGATAGAAATGGACAAAGCGAATATAGGGAGACTTGTTTTAGCGGTTATTGTTTTTCTTGTTCTTTTAGGATTTTTTGGATTGGTTGTTTTAGGGCTGGGATGTTGGTTTTGGCTGCTTTGTAGATTGTTTCAGTGTCAATCCCAAAGTAACCGTGGATTAGTTTGTCTCGCATGCCAGCCATTTCTCTCCAAGGCAACTCCTTATATTTTGCTCTCACTGCCTCTGGGATGTTCTTGGTTGCTTCCCCAATTACTTCGATGCTGCGCACCACAGCATTGAGGGTTTTCCTGTCATTAATGAATTCATCATAAGTTAAGTCGTCAATGAAGGTTTCAACCTCATCTATTGCATCCAGAATGTCTTTTAGGTAATCGGTTGCGTCACGTTTTTTCATACGATGACGACTTCCTCAAGAATCCGCTTTCCTATGTGGGGTTTGAGGGCTTTTTTAGATACCAAATCCACTTTTATGCCTAAAGTGTCGGAGAGGAAGAATTCTAAATCCATGAACTCAAACAAACCTACAGGCTCCTCAAACTCCACCAACACATCAACATCGCTCTTGGTGGTTTGTTCCCCGTGAACGTAGGAGCCGAAGACGCCGATAGTTTTCACTTTAAATTGCTCCCTGAGTTGGGGTTTTAGAGCTTCTATGGTGGAGGTTATTTCTTTTAGGGTCTTCATAGGCAACAGACACTACGACTATTATGAGTTCTACCTTTTCTATTTTGCTGATTTCCGTTTTGTTAACTATTCGGGTCTTTTGAGCTTTGCTGAAAGGTCTGTTAACCAGAGGGGCTTCTTAATGTTTATGCTGCATCTTTATAATTCTTCAATCACAACTTCAAATTCCCAATTTTCTCGCAGTACGACTCTTAGGCAAAAAATTTGAAAGCCCATCTTCTTCTCTTTTGAAAAATCTCTCTTTTTGAATAATCTATAATCATCAGATGGCTCGGTTCCAGACTGAGTTTTTATTTCCACAAGGCATGGACCTACCTTGTATTTCAGAGCCAGAAAATCCCATCGGAAGGTGAGTTGTATTTGTTCTTCTGTGAGGATTTTTCTGTAGTAACGTTCATCGCTATTGGGAAGCCAACATAGACCCTGCCTAAGTTGATTTGGCGAAATAAAACTAGAGATGTTTACTAGCTTATCTTCACTTTTATGTTGCAACAATAAGGGTTTAACAATGCGCCAAAATCGGGCTTTATGAAGAGCCCAGAACCCGATAACTTCGCCTACGTCTCCAATCGTCCAAGAGCGGAGTGCATTTGACATATTTCTTCCACCTCTTCTCTTTAGTTGGGGTAACTGCTTCAGATTTCCTTCAATCCTCTTATTATTGAAACGCTTGTCAAGTCCTTTCTTAGTCATAAGGGTTCACCCTTTCCCCTAATGCTTTGGTTCAATCAATGCTTTATATTATTGGAAACATCTTTCGCAAAAATTTAAC
This genomic stretch from Candidatus Bathyarchaeota archaeon harbors:
- a CDS encoding isopropylmalate synthase; the encoded protein is MDIKDYYYKLKLKTEPIIDDTTLRDGIQMPGLAAAPHDSARIAQLLAEIGVERIELFHYQEPDKKAAKLIQDLNLNLRVAGWCRAVKEDIDSAVACGFKEVGISHPVSFIHFKAKWPDKTVDEILANVVDVTEYAAKTCGLRTFVHGEDSTRADWNFEKKFINAIADAGAECYRICDTVGIGLSDPAAPLPNGIPAKVVAIKKETKIKAIEIHAHDDFGNAVENTMAAIKVASGVWDKVYASTTYLGIGERAGNAETEKVMLNLYLHYGVSKFEGKTSKMKATADYIGKATGYVVPPNKAIVGDYGFAHESGIHTHGVLNDPWTYEPYPPELVGNERRLTIGKQSGKGIIKHKITELAGTVPDDQTVAMVVERVKDIYANGRRASLKEEEFKRILRTLKILPMPTNNCH
- a CDS encoding DUF86 domain-containing protein, which gives rise to MKKRDATDYLKDILDAIDEVETFIDDLTYDEFINDRKTLNAVVRSIEVIGEATKNIPEAVRAKYKELPWREMAGMRDKLIHGYFGIDTETIYKAAKTNIPALKQPIQKILKEQEKQ
- a CDS encoding nucleotidyltransferase family protein; translated protein: MKTLKEITSTIEALKPQLREQFKVKTIGVFGSYVHGEQTTKSDVDVLVEFEEPVGLFEFMDLEFFLSDTLGIKVDLVSKKALKPHIGKRILEEVVIV